Within Gambusia affinis linkage group LG01, SWU_Gaff_1.0, whole genome shotgun sequence, the genomic segment TTCAAATCCcctcacattttaaatgtgtcattCTTTACTCTAGTACCTGAACGAAACTAAAGTAATAGGCTGATCTGAAggaattttctttaaaaaaacaaataatcctGTAGTTTGACTACACAGCATCTGTGTTGAACAGCTTTTGCTTTTAAGATTATTGTTATGCTATTGTTTAACTATTTTGGTTTAACATTAAGTCTGCATGAATTTTATATagctcaaatatttttaaatgacttagGTGGCACTTTGTGCATAAATTATTGCAATTACTGCCACTTCATCAATATGTAAAGTCATATGTAATCAGTTTTGAATTAATGTCAGAATAATAAATGGACAATATTATGTTAAtagaacataattttttttttaataggattTTTATTACTGCGCCTTTGTCCTGCTATGTTACCAAGCCAGCAGTGTCCAAATGTTTTGTCCCTTTGGACAAAATTGTCAGATTGATAGTATTTGAGAGcaattctttttaattaaaaatgcaaaaagaattctagttattttttatttttacctgctcaacaagcatgcaatttttaaatgaaatgaagtagtgtgttttttgtttgaaaatagaTCTGTTATTTATTGGTGAACTTGACAAATATATATAGTTTTCTATATGTTCTAGATTAATtggttcatttgttttgttggattagacacattttattcagtCTACTCATAGCACCAAGAACATGGGTCactctttgaaaatgtttgctgtcGTTAGCTCCTAGAGCGGTCTCCTTCTGAGTAAAAGTCCTAAGGAGACTTTTACACAATGGATGTTTATGGTCTTATTTACTGtgaaattaatatataaaaaacatggttattaaaagaaacattttgtgttttacattttcacttaaGAAGATTGTCATAAAAATCTTGGCATCACCAattctttttaaagttgcacTAATCACATGTGCTGGTGGGTCATGTTGTCATATTCTTTGCAGTTGACAAAATCATTGCAAAGGCCTCCAATGGCCACCAGGGTGCACTTTGGAAACCCTACTGCGGGGAAGAATTCtgtacagaaaatgtgtttaccagtaaaaaaaaaaaataataataataattcttcaTCTTATCTTCAGAAAGCCTCATTGtatcttttgtcttttccacagCAAAGAGAACCCCCATCAAGCAACAAGAGTCACATCACGTAAGTAACTAATCCATTCTGACACAAGACCTGATTCAGTCTAACCTGCTGTGGTTCTTTTGACACTGACTTGCACAGATCTGATGAAAGCATTTGCTTTTTAAACCCCGAGACATCTCTGCCACTTTGTAATTTGATCAGGTTTTCAAGTGGGGGCCTGTGTGCAACTCGAACACCTCAGTGGGATGCTGGCTTGTGTGTAGCTATAAATATGCATTGTGATACAAAGGCACaaagaatacatttttgcaCTTCTTGAAAGGCGTGATGGGTAAAGATGTATGTGGAACAAAATGAACAGTGTTTGTAAACACCAaacttattttgaagtaaaccGGTGATGAGTCAGAGGGATGACGCAAACTACTAGAAATAGATACGAACCAGAGTAGTGAGGTGCACGCAGGTCTCTTTGTTCTTTGCCTGCTTGCGTGTGCTTATGTGTGCACTACCTATAAGAAGTCATTGCAACTTTTATGAGTATACAGCTTTTTCCAGTAAAGCGCACTTCAAATCAGCTTAACCTGCCCATCTGATCTAAACTCCAAtcatgcatttgtttgttttcactttcagGTACAGATGGAGAGTATGGCCTGGAAAGTGAAGAGGTGTTTTTGACGCCTGAAGATGAAAACCCACTCAGGAGAATACTGCAGGTAGAGTGTTCAGTGTTCTCCTCTCCCTGTCTGCTGTTCATACAAATGCACACACGCTGGAACACACAAGCAAAACTGAGCATGCTCACTCAGCCACACTGAATGACCTTGGATGAAGGAATAATGTTTGTCTCATATTCACCAGCGGTAAAACATCTTTGCCACCCACACACAGGACTCCTGTGACTGAAAATTCAATAATATTCCACAGGATGCCTCATCAGCTTGTGCATACAGGCAAATATGTCTGTTTTACATAGATTGGTGAGTCCTGCTCAAAGCAGCAATGTTGCTTTTCTAAACTCAATTTGGGTGCTTCTAATTTCAGCCataaaaatccagttttatcCCAACACAAACATTATGACTTCACCTTACATTTTTTGGAACACTACTACCTTTCAGTGTGATGCACTCTTCGTGCGAACAGATTAAAGAATCTACAGGGGGCAGTTTGTCTCTGCCAACTAATGTCAGTGCTTTCTCTGCCACTGCACACCATTATATGCAAATTTAGAGAACTCCTGCTTTCCACATGCTGCTCTTTCTCCATTTAAGATTCAGGTGGTGGGGTGAATACTGAACTTTACTCATGGCTCACATTTTATGATCAGACAAGCTGGCAAGCCTCGAAAATGCTTGCCATTTTCAAGGCAAGCATTAAATTAATATCACAGCATGAATAAAACTAAGGCATTGCAGGTCGGGAGTTGTAGGATTGTAGGATATGTGACATAGAATGCCctgatttaaacagtttaagaCATCTCATGCTTATCTAGATTGGGTGGAGAATGCCTGTGAACAGTCCCGCTATAGAATTGTGTTAGGTTCTGGattttgactggaccatttaaacaaaaagaatttgGTCACACGTAGAGTGTTCTAAGCTGATTCACGCTATGTGTGATTAAACCAATTCATTAATAGCTCTAGATAATGCTGTAATGTCACTGCCCTACTGGAAGGAGGACTTATTCCTCTGTTGTTGGTCGTTTGCAGGTTCTTCAGGTTTTCTACTGAGATTGCCTAGTATTTAGCTAGATCTAGTATTTTCCTATAAACTCCCATCATCTTTCCTGTCTCTGTTcaagaaaagtgtttccacAGTATAATACACAATGCTTCTTTACAGTGGGTAGGGTGTATTCAAAGTGATGGGCAGTGTTAGTTTCACCTGCTTGacattttggtctcaaccaACAAATGTTTCCTGGACTTTCTGTTTTAGTGGATTGCTGCAGTTCCTCCATAGTTACCATGAGCTTCTTGTCTGGGTCTCAGATTAAAACCTTCCATGTTTGGCCATTGGCCTGTCATCTTAGGAAACACTGTCAGACTTCAAAATGTTGGTTGCTGTTTACTAGTATTCTCTAAAAAACCTCTGAGACATTCACAGAAGAGTATTTACACTAGTTACTCACAGATTTCTAACTACGCACATCTGAATTGAGTTTGTTGTACTTGAGATTGTTTAGAGGTATCAGAATAAATGGGGTTGAATGTAAACATGTAATACTTTTATCATTTGCTCCAATTAATTATTCCAAAAACCAAATATCCTTTGCCTTTCACTTCAAAAATTTGTGCTACTTCCTGTTGATCTGTTCCCTAAAATATCCATTAAATGCACTGAAATTTGTGATTGCAACatgagaaaaaatgaaaacgttCAAGGGACTGAAACACATTTGCAAGGGACTGTCTGTTCAGGTCTCTGTAAGAAATTAAAGGGATAGTGGGTTGTCTTCAATAAGACAATGAGGTAATGCCAAACAGTTATTATTCTGGATACAAGTTTTATTGTCATTGATTAATACCATTTGTTTGTATCTTTGCAGCCTTTTAAATGGCATCAGTCTGGGATGACTCTGAGTAAAAGGAAGCTGCTGCAGTCTCTGATGGGGCCTTATGGCCCGCTCAGTGTGTCTTACAATGGGAAGCCTTGCATTCTGTTTAAGGCAAAACGGTTGGCAATCCGCTACAGAAACCACACGTTCATTGATCTGACTGAGAGGGTCTTCAACCCCAGCTTACCTGTGGACACTAAGGGCTCAATCTGTACCAAGGACAAAGCAATGTAAGTCTCATCCCAAAGCAACCACTGTGCCAAGAGAACGTGCATCACAAGATCAATATTTGTTGTGTTCAAATATCTACAGTGCAGACATGTCCTTaaatatataatgttttatgtatttgagttaaatattctgctattggTTTTATCTCCCACAGACTTTCTTTACGATTTGGTGATGTTGAGGACTTACGAGGTCTAGTTATCAGGTAAATTGGCAACACTTAATTCAAACACATTTGATCTTTATGAATCTCTAGAAACCACATTAGAATGCTTTCAAGTGCACAATTATAAATAACTACACTTTCTCCTTCAAAAGGCTTCAGATGTCCAACACTTTTTATGAGGCAGCTGGTCAAAACTGGTTCACTCTAGACAGCGTTCACATCCAGTACAACTGGACCCAGGAGGCTACATTCAACGCCAGTGAGGTCTACGCTCCTGCCACTTCATCCTACCATTGCCAGCACGTCAGCAGCCTGCACAAATATGACACCCTGCTAGTGCCCAGCTCCCACACTGACACATCTGCTAACTGGCACATAACTTTCACTGATTTCCAGGTACACAGTCGCACAAGGGGCACAACCTTTGTTGTCTCAACTCGTTTAATAGTGTTTGCATGgtctgttttggtttaattatttCTCCATTTTAGCTACATAGGTGCATGTGTCTGTACGTTAGCGAGCTGGTTTCCTTTTAATGTTTAGTGTGTTGGCTGTCAATCTGTCAGTTGGCTGTTTGTCggtctgttttatttatttagccatCTGCTCAACTGTCTCAACCTGTCCATCTGTGTAGTGTGTCTGTGCTTGGTAAGCCCAATAAGAGCCAGTTGTCCTATTTGCTTCAGCCTAATCTTATCTATCCGCCTTACTCTTTGTTCTTCCAGATTCAGGCCTTCAACGTACAGTCAGAGAAGTTTGCGTCTGCCAGTGACTGTGCTACTTTCTTAACGCCAGCTATTCTGATGGGTCTGGTGACGTCGTTAATCCTGCTCCTAGTCTTAGCCTATGCCCTGCATATGGTGGTACACCTCAAGCACATTGACCGCTATGAGGAGCACAAAGCCACTGTCTATTTCCCCCGCAGTCCTGAGGCAGAGTTACCGGACAAAAACAGCCTGTGAAGGAGGACGATGAGACTGAGGATGATTGTGGGGAGATACTGGGGAAGAGGAAGCTAAGAATCAAGGCTGCAGTGGCCACAAGAGTGAAAAAGTATCTTCAACTGAAATTTCATCAACTTAATGACAACTTTGCCTGTTCTTGTCAAAAGCTAAGTCTTAACTCTATTAGGTAAATGCAAAGTGTGGCCGGATACTTTCCCTTCTCTCCTCACTGACTGGCATCTCCTGGGAAAGTCCAGGCCTCTCCTACAGATGGCTTGTTGGTTTAATATCCAAGGTTCGGTGTCTGTCCCAGGATGCTGAAGGGCAACGACTTGCACAGGTCTTTGTCCCAGCCTGCCCTTAAAACAAAAGGCTCACAGTTGCAGCCAATACAGCTAACTCAAATGCTCCAGCTTAAGTGTATGTATTACATGGCTCCAAAGTGTCATAATGCAAGCAACCATCAACAACATTGTCCTTCCAGCTTTCATTGCTGTAAAGATAGTCTAACACCACTGCAAAAATGGTAAACTTAGAACAGCCACTTTTCTAGCTGAGATAGCCTTATTAGCTGCATGTCCTAATAGGCTGGTGTTCTTGGGCTATCACAGTGTTTCCTAATAAGACTGACCCAGATGGTCTCCTGCTTGAGATTTATCATATGATGAGATATGGCACAATGTAAAATGATATTGGGAAGTCTTTTGGTGGAAACACTAAAAAATTATTAGGAACCACTGGTCTAACAGCCGTCTGGAATGGATGAACTAACTTTACTGGCCCATCGGAGCCGCTGGCCTCCCTCAACCCACCCCTGAACGAGATTGCTGCTTGGGACTTAACTGTGAAATGGCCTTCTACAGACCAGACTAGACAAAGGGGATTCAACAAACTAGCACAACATTTGTTAGTAGCAGAAGCACTAACAACAGACTTTTGAAAGACTACACAAAGAACTATGCTGCAAAAAGACGGCCCATCCATGGGTATAGCAGAAATGCAGGTTCTTGGGATGCAACGGCTCATCCGAGTCACTTGTTTGAACAAAAGAGGCTGTGGGTCCTCAAATGAGACTGCTCAAACTGACTGCCAAAGTGAAGCCACAAATGTGTTGCCATAATATATGGTCTGAAACAGAGTGAGACaatgtgaaaatgaaagtgaacCATTACAgctatgttaaaataaaaagaagaagaaaatgcattCATGTACAGAAATGTCACTCTGCggaggtctttttttttatattctgtgtAATCATAAAAGCTATTAGGTACAGGTTGACTATGCTAAAACTCATAACCAAAAGGATATCCAGAACTGTAAATATAACATCTCTCTAGGATCATAGCTGTTTACTATCTTCAAATACTGCACAACTAATAGACAATACAATTGTAAAATTGTTCTACTGAGATTGGTGAACATATCAATgcatatgattttttttctacaaggGTGAACATGTTAcatttcctgtgtgtttgttttaagcTGGGCCAAAATAAGGTTCAGTTTTACCAATGTGTAAATTATAAAGCAAGATTCCTATAATAGACGGATGTCTCTACTGAATGCCGTTTAGTCACTGGGACCTATAGATGCCATTATTACGCCAGAAGCCTCATTAGCAACAGTTACAGAATCAGTGAGTCATtattactgacaaaaaaaaaaaacactcagcatGACAGTAAATAGATATCTTAACATTTGATATGGCAGTTCTGTCGGTTTGTAGCAGTGTGAAATGTGTTCTTTGGTCATAAATGTATCCTACAATTGATTGACTGGAGGCAGTTTGTCCAAGGACTAACTGGtgtaaaatgaacaataaaatgatATTCTGAGGGACATATCTGCTGTGCTTCTCTGAGAccatatgtttatttttgttgtttattcttAATGGTTTCCAtgcaaatatgattttattataGATTTGTTTCTCAGTGAGAAAAACCATATGAAGGGAATTTGCCTTCAATGAATGCCACAAAAGTGACGATGAGAGTAATACTTTGTGGGCATGGGAAAAGTAGgacttttacaaagaaaaatcctattctagaaaaaaatatcatatatatatataatttgtcAGTCCACGTTATAAAACAATAGTAACATGTACATTCCTTATGGAATAACTGCAAGATTTATAGGGCAACAGCTTtcaactaatttaaaataacagtttaGGGATAATAGCATTTGTGTCTTAAATCTATGATCAAAATTTATGCAaggcaaaaaaaccaaaacaaccttGAATAGAGGAAGTAAACTGTACTACAAACTAAAGTTGTAATGGCCCTACAGTTATaccaatgaaaatatttcaaatagttTCTGCATATACCCTAAGAAAACAAACTCATCCTTCTTGTTGAAAAATAGTGACATCTAATGGCATGGAGTAATGCTGGATTTGAAAGCCTGCACTTACCTATGATTAAGCCAGAGGTAATTTCTGTTTCAACGGAAAGCTAAatatacggaagaggattagggccaccaaaaaataaaaaataaaaaattctgactttaaagtcagaattctgagattaaagtcagaattctgagattaaaggaGAGAAGGAATTCAGGAGAGAAAAGGCCATGTTGGTCAAACTTGGATCAGCAATAGAACTGTTTAATCCTTTGGTGTAGACTAAGTGTATTCTTCCATTTTAACCATTAAGCACAGAAATGATTATATGAGAATAtaatattaatttctttataGCTATAAATTTTAgccttaacctctagaaccggacggacccaccggtgggtccagctgccatgtgacctcggctcgcttagggtgtaagaggttaagGAAGATAACAGTCTATAATAAATacaatgtattttgtattttaggaaAATTTTgaggacagaagaagaaaacataatttaaagttATGAATTAGCTCAGGatgtatgtatggatggataCCGAAAAAGAACTTCAAACAAGCAGATTAAAGCAGATTAATTAATAAAACCATGAAGGATTATggtctttttctaattttactaGATAAGAATCATGAGATAAGAATAAATCTAAAGTTATTATGCTTAGAGAGTCATTATTGagagtaataatttttttcaccaCCAACCAAACAGCATCTTTGTCTGCTTTCTTACAAATTGCATCAAACGGTTGTTCAAGCTTatgtgaaaagtaaataaatagcaGAAAATGTCATAGGTTGAATTAGTTATACATCTCATTGACACAGAATAACAATGAGGTTCATTCTTCAGTTTAAAACTATCCATTGAAAATAACTACCTATAAGCAGGTAGTGAACATAGTTCTCACTAATCCCATTTATCTGTATTaaaactattgtttttgttgttttggtgtaATAGTCTAATATTTGAAGTGATAACATGTagtgttttcattagcttttGTGAGAAATTGAAAACTGagttgattaaataaatacattttcaatattcaaaTGAATTGAAATGCACCTATTGaaccatttttatatttttgggaAATGTAATGTCATACTCCATCCTCTAGATGTCAGTATACACATGTGTCAAAACTTACAGCTTTCTACATGATGTAACCTATTTACTAATTCT encodes:
- the atp6ap1lb gene encoding ATPase H+ transporting accessory protein 1 like b; this encodes MAAHALLICSLALLSALSRPGLTFTEEEFQPGLLYDEVPLILDRSKENPHQATRVTSRTDGEYGLESEEVFLTPEDENPLRRILQPFKWHQSGMTLSKRKLLQSLMGPYGPLSVSYNGKPCILFKAKRLAIRYRNHTFIDLTERVFNPSLPVDTKGSICTKDKAILSLRFGDVEDLRGLVIRLQMSNTFYEAAGQNWFTLDSVHIQYNWTQEATFNASEVYAPATSSYHCQHVSSLHKYDTLLVPSSHTDTSANWHITFTDFQIQAFNVQSEKFASASDCATFLTPAILMGLVTSLILLLVLAYALHMVVHLKHIDRYEEHKATVYFPRSPEAELPDKNSL